The Miscanthus floridulus cultivar M001 chromosome 6, ASM1932011v1, whole genome shotgun sequence genomic interval gttgtgtgaaagcgatatccattcacgtcataagcgttaaatgacgAAACCTTATAGTCAAAGCCTCTGGCCACTTGTCGTAATTCGACACTTATAGACAAATCACTTTGGCACTACAAGctcaagcaggagagaaatgaaattaggCAACTAGGAACACCAAAATTGAAATGACCTAAGTTGGTCAGAAGGTACCTttctttggaaccatgtaatgaaatcaagcgaaccatgttgaagaagggtctctcgTTCATGGCCAGAAGGTGGCCTTGAAAGATGCTAGTATTGATCAAAAAATTCCCTACACTGACAAGCAACAAGGTTGTTGGATGCAGAAAATTtacggagtatgtaacaagttcattgagaacttacccctGATACTTGTTGACTTTGTCAAGGTTAgtcaacacgtagagcatgatcttgcgccactcttcattggtcAGCCTCTTTTTGGCCGCTCCACTTGATCTCCTGCGTTGCCCTTTGaataggctgagggtcgatttATTTTCATCCTCGTTGTAACGAGGGGATgggttatgcacgctaggaagcttCTCACTATAGTataatgttgtgaagtttgacacctccttagattcgctgcaaacccatcagggaaacttaacatctgcatccattgtatcacttccgtcctgtgcttcttttccaagacataatcggccttaggccttttccatggtttGCCATCTCTTAGAGGTAGCATCTGTAGCTTTAGTCTATCGCATAGTGTTGCCATGTCTactctggccttagggttgtcctttgtcttgtcagaaatgtccatgagtgttgcccaaagtgcttcggcgacattcttctcagtgtgcattacatctatgttatgtagaaggagaaggtcatcaaaatagggaagcctatctaatcccgacttatgagtccacatatgttccacaccatagcccacaaagcgatctttgtttggattatctttctttggattaactttctttcttttacccttctttggattatctttctgcGTCGGgagcatgagagcatctatctgagcatgaacctgggcACTAGTCATCTTCTAAGGTGCAGGGTCGGTCACCATGACACCTTTcatgaagttcttggtgtctcctctgaatgcatggtcaagagtgaggaactgtcgatgcttgtcgaacgacgagaacttcccacccttcttcaaccaaatgaactgtaGAGCTGCCTTACATATAGGGCATGGAAACTTCCCATGGACACACCAACCGacgaatatcccatacgctaggaagtcatgcatggagtactggtaccaaacatacattctgaagtttttctttgtagctcggtcgtaagtccataTGCCTTCATTCCAAGccttgatcaattcatcataaacaggctgcatgtacacacccattttgtttcctaggtgtccaggaattatcaacatcAAAAATATGTTTTGTTGTTGAAGTAGGGCccccggggggggggggaagatTGAGGGGAATAGCGAACACGGACCAACAAGTGTATgggccgacatcattccataaggattgaacccatccgttgccagcgcaatatgtacattacgggcctcttcatctttgccacgatggttgccattaaagcttttccatgcttcgccatctgctggatgtaccatcttgttaggattgtatcgaacgccattcttgtgccatgtcatctgtttcgcggactcctcggacatgaatagccgttggagccttgATATGATCAGAAGGTGtcttaggactttcatggggatgtcCTCATTCTGCTCCTTCTTTCGGTCACCTTTGTCTACATctacatacctagaggatttacactttggacagtactttgcatccttgtgttcttccctaaataggacacacccctttggacaacaatgtatctgctcatacggcatcttcagtgcCCGAAGGAGTCTCGTTGACTCGTAGAAGCTGCTCGACAGATGATGACCCTTCGAAAACAGCCCCCAATAATTGCCATCATAGCATCAAAGCAGGCTCAAGTCATGTTGTACTGGGACTTCAACCCTAGTAGGcggccaatggcatccagttgagaaaccattGTCTTCTCATGTAGGACCTTCTGTGCCGAATCCAACATGGCCAAGAACGCCTTAgcgcttggctctggctcctcctcctcatcctcctgctcgtcctccgTAGGCCTTTCAGCAAACATCGCATCCtcatagtcacctaaccatcctggtACCCCGCCATCACCGTCAAATGCCTTCAAGCGTTGTCTCATGGCCTCTCTAGGACGATAGGCTTCACCATGGGACACCCATCAGGTATAGTTTGtcataaatccatacttgcaaagatgctacaccatgacttcccttgtttttcttttcttgttttcacatTGGCTGCAGGGATAGAACGTGTCTCTCACTCCCTTAGCTGCcttaaatgcatggtccaagaatttcttggtcttatccatccattcacgggtgatttgagcctgacttgggcgtcccatgtacatccactcacggttatccatcctctagcatatacacataATGGAGTAATATAACCATCAGTTGCATCTGCATggcgtgcctactgtctaataggtgaggataggtcctaatcccacccgtggatgcgtagacgaggttagtttccatgctctactccgatccaagatagaatttcggtagcacctccccgatGTTCTCTTGATACACGTCCTAGAAGGGAGAgcgtgtatccggagaacaacagtgaggtggtgccgaaactccaTCTCGGATCCGagtagaacatggaaactaacccatctacgcatccgcgggctgtccaaaaaacgtgaataatccaaaatagatacggttatagatatgcagagatccgcatacctccaaccatatctgtttcggacgggagacgcctaactaggctacACCGATCTACGTACTACAACGGTAAGGAAGAGAGCtcaattatacctagggtggcggtggagataGGCTAGCTGCGTagtggcgagtcggtgcagtggcgagttgGCGCTGTGCAGGCAGGGCCGCAACACCGATGAAGGCGATCAGGGTCGCCGAGGTGCTCTGGGTCCCctccgacaggtcctgctctgcaaaagaagaaaaacatcactaaaagttgaaaatttcggcagaacctcccctgcacggggaggtttccaaaacctgcaagaaaaaccaTCGGCACGATGACCGACGTCCACATTTGGGGCATGATGGCCAACACAACCACAaacccggcacgaaggccgtcaacgACATAAACAGCACGATGCCCGACAACCCTGTGGCTTTACCTTCTCCTCCGGCGAGGGCAGGGATGACGGCGTGGACGAATGGCGTGGACGAACGGCGTGGACGACATGGACGAACGTTCGTCCcctccacctcggcttcctcccccctctccccttctcctaatccttcttcctcctcctccttcttcctttttcttctccttcttcctcctcctttttcttccttcttcttcttccttcttcttctccttcttcctcctcctttttcttccttcttcttcttccttcttcttccattttcttcttcctccttcctcttcctgctaccatcttcctccttcctctaggGCCGCGGCAGGCTCGCTGGGGCCGCTGCCTTGGGCCGGCGCCGGGCGGGCGGGGCACGGCCGGGCGCGTCGTTGCGGGGCGCCGAGCAGCCGGGGCGTCCCGGAACCGATGGTCGGAGGCCGACCAGGGTGGGGCGGGGCGGTGCCGGAGCAGGGCGCGCCCGGGGTGGGGTGAGGGTGGGCAGGGGGTGTCGGCGCTCGGCGTGGCCGGGGCGCCCCGGATCCGGTGGCCAGCGGGCGACCGGGGTGGGGAGGGGTGGCGCCTCGGCGGGGCGCGGCCGAGCCGGCAGCGCGTCAGCGCAGGGTTCACGGGGCGTGTCGGGGACGGGGCGGCGCGGGGCGGTCGGGGCTGGGGTGGAGCGCGGTGGGTGGGGCGGGCGCGGGGCAAGCTGGCGGCGGCGAACGGCAGCGGGCGCGGGGGTGTGCGTGCGTGAGTGTGTTGTGtggagtgagtgagtgtgtgggCCGGCCCACACATTTAGTTAGGGtttccccctttgccgagtgctgggccgggccggcactcggcaaaggcatttgttttttttaaaaaaattctttgccaagtgccacttcctggcactcgacaaaggccctctttgccgagtgccagggccggcactcggcaaattttttttgccCCATTATTTTTTGGTAGCCTTAATATATTATTTAaaactccatgttcaaatttggcacaattttgactttttttgctatatttcgttagttttttttgtgtcgttgaattttatggaatatttcaaatttgaactgcaggtgcatggaataatcgaatttggtcgtttaaaaaatgatattcatgatatttggtgtatgttgaggccgtatctaggaactcacttgaaatttcgagcatcttgttgacgtaacatgacgaggtacctgcgggaaaagtgtatttaaattatataaaatccgaacaaagtccgaaaatgacgaaacttgtcggggcgtcatgttatcgcatgtagagtctatggtaaaaaattgagaaggtttcgagcaagttgcgacgttgGATGCcataaaatccgaacgaagtccaaaaatgatgaaacttgtcgggggcgtcgtgttatcgcatgtagagtctatggtaaaaaattgagaaggtttcgagtaagttgcgacgtcagatgcctaaaacccagacatctccatatgtgatcacatgtggagatatctgggttttaggcatcatacatcacaacttgctcgaaatcttctcaatttttaccatagactctacatgcgataacacgatgccctgacaagtttcgtcatttttggacttcgttcggattttatataatttaaatacacttttcctgcaggtacctcgtcatgttacgtcaacaagatgctcgaaatttcatgtgagttcctggatacggcctcaacatacaccaaatatcatgaatatcattttttgaacgaccaaattcgattatttcatgcacctgcagttcaaatttgaaatattccataaaattcaacgaaacaaaaaaaactaataaaatatagcaaaaaaagtcaaaattgtcccaaatttgaacatagagttttaaataatgtgggaaggcctcacaaaaaaatgggtccaaaaaaccaaaaatttttttttgccgagtgccggccctagCACTCGAAAaagaggtcctttgccgagtgccagaaagtggcactcagcaaagaagtgatctttaccgagtgcagggccttggcactcggtaaaggccccctttgccgagtgcagggccggcactcggcaaagattttttttaatttgacgGCGTGGGCGGGCTTGGCCGTCAAGTGCCATTTTTTTGCCgaatgttgcactcggcaaagagggcttttgcCAAGTGTCGCCCTTTGCTGAGCGCCGGGCactctgtggcactcggcaaagccactctttGTCAAGTgctagactttgccgagtgccacccggtccggcactcgacaaagagtggcttcgccgagtgcccgatttttggcactcggcaaagctagcggcactcggcaaatctgcgtTCTCCCGTAGTGAACCCAGtggcccgttcggcttaccttataatccgcactattcagcttgtttttcagttggaacagtgtttttctctcacaacaattcaatcagaacagtattttttagccAAGTT includes:
- the LOC136460367 gene encoding uncharacterized protein, whose protein sequence is MAWTNGVDDMDERPRQARWGRCLGPAPGGRGTAGRVVAGRRAAGASRNRWSEADQGGAGRCRSRARPGWGEGGQGVSALGVAGAPRIRWPAGDRGGEGWRLGGARPSRQRVSAGFTGRVGDGAARGGRGWGGARWVGRARGKLAAANGSGRGGVRA